A region from the Ctenopharyngodon idella isolate HZGC_01 chromosome 13, HZGC01, whole genome shotgun sequence genome encodes:
- the nat8 gene encoding probable N-acetyltransferase camello, which produces MAEVQIRRYREEDHEEVKEVFSIGMSEHIPTSCMHVLKQPLAQMFLGCVFCALLTSSKSILLPVLAVTLLLAAGRQCISYMFTKYIQTSLDQDLNHIQQTYLDPPNACFWVAESQGRVVGTVACLPAAKDENFLELKRMSVKKTHRRQGIAKALCRMVTDFARERGYLGVMLHTSVVQTDAQKLYEHMGYQKIREFHAPEFIAKLTNYTLIEYQLIIKQDHN; this is translated from the coding sequence ATGGCTGAGGTGCAGATTCGTCGCTATCGAGAAGAAGATCATGAAGAAGTAAAGGAGGTTTTTAGTATTGGTATGAGCGAGCACATCCCAACTTCCTGCATGCACGTTCTCAAACAGCCCCTAGCACAGATGTTTCTGGGATGTGTGTTTTGCGCTTTGCTGACCAGCTCAAAGTCCATCCTTTTGCCTGTACTAGCAGTCACGCTGCTTTTGGCCGCAGGCCGTCAGTGTATAAGTTACATGTTCACTAAGTACATCCAGACTAGCCTTGATCAAGATCTCAACCACATTCAGCAGACCTACCTGGATCCACCTAATGCCTGCTTCTGGGTGGCAGAGAGCCAAGGTCGTGTTGTGGGTACAGTAGCATGTTTACCTGCAGCGAAAGACGAGAACTTCCTGGAATTGAAGCGGATGTCGGTTAAAAAGACTCACCGTAGACAAGGCATTGCCAAAGCGCTGTGCCGTATGGTGACAGACTTCGCTCGTGAACGTGGTTATCTAGGAGTGATGCTTCATACCTCGGTGGTCCAGACGGATGCACAGAAGCTCTATGAGCATATGGGCTACCAGAAGATCAGAGAATTTCATGCTCCAGAGTTTATTGCCAAGCTGACTAATTACACATTGATAGAGTACCAACTCATCATAAAACAAGATCACAACTGA
- the LOC127525398 gene encoding probable N-acetyltransferase CML5 produces the protein MLYQIREYQDADYSAVRTLYSSGFREHAETVYLLALKQPWTQAVLCGIFLLIYILSGSFLTCIMGVGGVMLAGRVAVQYIFKQGIQLGLSEDLLDIRTSYMQTGSRSCFWVAELKGSIVGTVGILPCVEEPGAWELKRISVKRKFRGRGLAKALCKTALEFVARHDVKRVVLFTSMVQTDAHKLYESIGFKKEKEFVWPSLPARLINFMVFKYAHSRTGGFMSC, from the coding sequence ATGTTATATCAGATCCGTGAGTATCAGGATGCAGATTACTCAGCTGTGAGGACCTTATACTCCTCTGGGTTCAGAGAACATGCTGAAACTGTGTATCTTCTGGCCCTGAAGCAGCCATGGACTCAAGCTGTGCTGTGTGGAATCTTCCTTCTCATCTATATCCTCTCCGGCTCATTTCTGACCTGCATTATGGGTGTCGGTGGGGTTATGCTTGCTGGTCGAGTGGCAgtacagtatatttttaagcAGGGTATTCAACTTGGACTCAGTGAGGATCTGTTGGACATCAGGACCTCCTACATGCAGACTGGCAGCAGGAGCTGCTTTTGGGTGGCAGAACTAAAAGGGTCTATTGTCGGGACGGTGGGCATTTTGCCCTGTGTGGAGGAGCCAGGTGCTTGGGAACTGAAAAGGATCTCTGTGAAAAGGAAGTTTCGGGGTCGTGGCCTTGCGAAAGCTCTTTGTAAAACAGCCCTGGAATTTGTTGCCAGACATGATGTGAAGAGGGTGGTGCTTTTCACCTCTATGGTCCAAACTGATGCTCATAAGCTGTATGAAAGCATTGGGTTTAAAAAGGAGAAGGAGTTTGTGTGGCCATCACTTCCTGCCAGGCTGATCAATTTCATGGTGTTTAAATATGCACACAGCAGGACTGGTGGTTTTATGTCATGCTAA